The following proteins come from a genomic window of candidate division KSB1 bacterium:
- a CDS encoding histidinol-phosphatase: MFFLSCESSKKTTWWKGNLHTHSLWSDGDDFPEMIIDWYKSNGYDFLALSDHNVLPTEERWIEVHKESNRYQVYQEYLVRFGSDWVEVKDQDSLVLVRLKTLSEYDSLFEKPGQFLMIPSEEITDRFERKPIHVNATNLAEFIPPQGGNSVLEVMQNNINAVLQQRERTGQLMFPHLNHPNFGWAVKVEDIIALEGERFFEVYNGHPAVHNEGDELHPSTERMWDIVLTANLERGAEPLYGMAVDDAHNYRDLDSNHSNPGRGWVMVKTDQLTPEAIITAMESGDFYSSSGVVLQDIQYSDNTIYISIQTEEGVTYSTQFIGTRKGYIPSLAATLETETASVTRYYSAEIGEVFLEVQGISPSYTWSGDEIYVRAKVISSKLKENPYKEGEMEAAWVQPFVIRKMD, translated from the coding sequence ATGTTTTTCCTCAGCTGTGAGTCTTCTAAAAAAACCACCTGGTGGAAAGGCAACCTTCATACTCACTCTTTGTGGAGTGATGGTGACGATTTTCCTGAAATGATCATCGATTGGTACAAATCCAATGGCTATGATTTTCTTGCCTTATCGGATCATAATGTTCTGCCAACAGAAGAAAGATGGATTGAGGTTCATAAAGAAAGTAATCGTTATCAGGTTTATCAGGAGTATCTTGTGCGGTTCGGTTCTGACTGGGTGGAAGTAAAGGATCAGGATAGTTTAGTTTTGGTTCGACTAAAAACGTTGAGTGAATATGACAGCCTATTTGAGAAGCCCGGCCAATTCCTGATGATTCCGAGTGAAGAAATTACGGATCGTTTTGAGAGAAAGCCAATTCATGTGAATGCGACTAATTTAGCTGAATTTATTCCTCCCCAGGGAGGCAATAGTGTGCTGGAAGTCATGCAAAATAATATTAATGCAGTATTACAGCAGCGAGAGCGTACCGGGCAGTTGATGTTCCCACATCTCAATCATCCTAATTTTGGCTGGGCGGTTAAAGTGGAAGATATCATTGCCCTTGAAGGTGAACGATTTTTTGAAGTGTACAACGGCCATCCTGCAGTACATAATGAAGGAGATGAGCTTCATCCCAGTACCGAGCGAATGTGGGATATCGTTTTGACGGCAAATCTTGAACGAGGCGCCGAGCCGTTATACGGCATGGCTGTCGATGATGCCCATAATTATCGAGATCTTGATAGCAACCATAGCAACCCAGGCCGGGGATGGGTGATGGTTAAAACCGATCAACTCACCCCGGAAGCAATCATTACTGCCATGGAATCTGGCGATTTTTATTCCTCATCCGGTGTGGTATTACAGGATATCCAGTATAGTGACAATACGATTTACATAAGTATTCAAACCGAAGAAGGAGTAACTTATTCGACTCAATTTATTGGGACAAGGAAAGGTTACATACCGTCACTTGCAGCCACTTTGGAAACTGAAACAGCCAGCGTAACCAGATACTATAGCGCCGAAATCGGTGAAGTATTTTTAGAAGTGCAGGGGATTTCGCCGAGTTATACATGGTCAGGTGATGAAATTTATGTTCGGGCTAAAGTTATCTCTTCAAAACTAAAAGAGAATCCATATAAAGAGGGCGAAATGGAAGCAGCCTGGGTTCAGCCGTTTGTCATACGAAAGATGGATTAA
- a CDS encoding STAS domain-containing protein — translation MDISVKEMDSEVQIKILGSVKQSNVEILRETFDDVLTTTKKNVSIDLGFVSAMSSLGIGKLIYFHNELKIQNRKLTIVDINKSLNSLFNSMSLNQIFNFQG, via the coding sequence ATGGATATATCCGTGAAAGAAATGGATTCGGAAGTTCAAATTAAAATTCTCGGTTCTGTTAAGCAAAGTAATGTGGAAATCCTGAGAGAAACCTTTGATGATGTTCTTACAACAACGAAAAAAAATGTCTCGATAGATTTGGGCTTTGTCTCTGCGATGTCAAGTTTGGGGATTGGCAAATTAATTTATTTCCACAATGAATTAAAAATCCAAAATAGAAAATTGACCATTGTTGATATTAATAAAAGCTTAAATTCACTATTCAACTCCATGAGTTTGAACCAGATATTTAATTTTCAAGGATGA
- a CDS encoding thiamine diphosphokinase has protein sequence MFALIILNALLPPKSKYQYFLEQADLILCADGGGNRALEAGIDPDYVIGDLDSVTMQTRERLPKERFIHKPSQFATDLEKTLQFALGKQVTTITVIGLIGDRLDHQICNLNILEKFSDRLSITTVDDFGSGNFVNDTYRFSGEIGQQVSIFAFRKAEGIIVRGLKYPLENGTMEWAVNDGLSNEIVSNPVEIKVEKGTLFVYNVWPG, from the coding sequence ATGTTTGCTTTAATCATATTAAACGCTCTTCTCCCACCGAAAAGTAAATACCAATATTTTTTGGAACAGGCAGATTTAATTCTCTGCGCAGATGGTGGGGGGAATCGTGCGCTAGAAGCAGGTATCGACCCCGATTATGTTATTGGCGATCTCGATTCTGTAACCATGCAAACCAGGGAGCGGCTGCCGAAGGAACGATTTATTCATAAACCCAGTCAATTTGCGACAGACCTGGAGAAGACGCTTCAATTTGCCTTAGGTAAACAAGTAACTACAATCACAGTCATTGGATTAATTGGTGATCGATTAGATCATCAAATTTGCAACTTGAATATTCTTGAAAAGTTTAGCGATCGATTAAGCATAACAACCGTTGATGATTTTGGCTCGGGAAATTTTGTAAATGATACATATCGTTTTTCCGGGGAAATTGGACAACAAGTCAGTATTTTCGCGTTTCGAAAAGCGGAAGGAATCATAGTAAGGGGTTTAAAGTATCCTTTAGAAAATGGTACTATGGAATGGGCCGTGAATGATGGCCTTAGTAATGAAATTGTGAGTAATCCTGTAGAAATTAAAGTTGAAAAAGGAACTTTGTTTGTCTACAATGTTTGGCCTGGCTAA
- a CDS encoding alkaline phosphatase: MKKIAFLAIILNIMVMGSSCSPLIQQQRAEPEHHDVSLLDVSFYTAPTDHNPYPLVAPKNIKNIILMIGDGMGLAQINAARIRAVGADGFLHIDRMPVTGFLRTHAANALITESAASATAYATGRKTNTGMISVTPDSQKLYTVLEGARDMNKSTGLIATSTITHATPACFAAHVPSRYEEREIAKHMVDTKVNVILGGGKGNFIPNPADSLDRHPNLIEKAKNMGYSFIDTREELLLATSDHLLGLFQIGPMSTNAPEPSIAEMTQKAIEILSKDEDGFFLMVEGSQIDWGGHSNEPLYTLRQMLLFDEAIKVTMDFALADSNTLVIITADHETGGLSINGGLIDGSKLRVDWTTRGHTGINIPIFAFGPNAERFMGLHDNTFVGLTIADLFNITPFPRIINAANDH; encoded by the coding sequence ATGAAAAAGATAGCTTTTTTAGCTATTATACTAAACATCATGGTTATGGGAAGTTCTTGTTCCCCGCTGATCCAGCAGCAGCGTGCGGAACCGGAACATCATGATGTATCTTTGCTTGATGTAAGCTTTTACACGGCTCCAACTGACCACAACCCTTATCCTCTTGTCGCTCCAAAGAATATAAAAAATATCATTCTTATGATCGGCGATGGCATGGGATTGGCACAGATAAATGCTGCACGAATACGGGCTGTTGGGGCCGATGGTTTCTTACATATTGACCGGATGCCGGTGACCGGATTTCTTCGAACGCATGCTGCAAACGCATTGATAACCGAATCCGCTGCAAGCGCCACAGCCTATGCTACAGGCAGAAAAACCAATACTGGCATGATCTCAGTAACTCCGGATAGTCAAAAGTTATATACCGTCCTTGAAGGCGCACGAGACATGAATAAATCAACCGGTTTGATTGCGACCTCAACAATAACGCATGCAACACCTGCATGTTTTGCAGCGCATGTGCCTTCACGGTATGAAGAAAGAGAAATAGCCAAGCATATGGTAGATACAAAAGTAAACGTAATCTTAGGCGGCGGTAAAGGTAATTTCATTCCTAATCCAGCAGACTCTTTGGATCGTCATCCCAATCTGATCGAGAAAGCAAAAAATATGGGCTATTCTTTCATCGACACTCGGGAAGAACTGTTGCTTGCCACTTCCGACCATTTACTGGGACTTTTTCAAATTGGACCAATGAGCACGAATGCTCCGGAACCCTCAATTGCCGAAATGACCCAGAAAGCCATTGAAATTCTCAGTAAAGATGAGGATGGATTTTTTCTTATGGTTGAAGGCAGCCAGATCGATTGGGGCGGTCACAGTAATGAACCATTATATACACTCCGGCAAATGTTGCTTTTCGATGAGGCTATCAAAGTTACAATGGACTTTGCCCTTGCTGATAGCAATACCCTTGTCATTATTACGGCTGATCACGAAACAGGCGGTCTATCTATTAATGGTGGACTTATAGATGGTTCAAAATTAAGAGTGGATTGGACCACTCGTGGACACACCGGTATAAATATACCCATCTTTGCATTTGGCCCAAATGCAGAGCGATTTATGGGACTTCATGACAACACTTTTGTTGGACTAACCATTGCAGATTTATTTAATATTACTCCTTTTCCACGCATCATAAATGCAGCAAATGATCATTAA
- a CDS encoding sodium:alanine symporter family protein, whose protein sequence is MNENPGFFDNILSWTTQIDNVMWGPGMIALLLGAGIYLTIRTKGLQFTHFWHSLKLIFAKESRSTEGKGDISPFAALMTALAATVGNGNIAGVATAIALGGPGAPVYMWIAGIFGMATKYAEGFLGVRYREIAPNGTMAGGPMYYLKNGLKNKKLGKFLGAAFAVCGTIACLIGTGNMAQSNSMALSAANTVNKYVNGSAQDAPDYYYFIIGAVIAILVGVVIIGGIKKIGRVSEKLVPAMIFFYMFFALWVILSNITLIPEAYVLIFKSAFGLQPLLGASVGLAIQNGVSRGLLSNEAGLGSAAIAQGASTSEDPTKNGLIAMTGVFIDTIVVNTMTTLTIVLTGAYIKTQAWQGLDATNNITSILVTQEAFDSAIPWGLGGAVIAIASFVFGYTTLIGWSYYGEKCIEYLGGNKVIMPYRYTFIVFLFVGAILIPIAGKSSNYLNIVWNLGNIGNALMAAPNLIGLLFLTGIVAKVTRDKLAKPAI, encoded by the coding sequence ATGAACGAAAATCCAGGGTTTTTTGATAATATACTTAGTTGGACCACGCAAATTGATAATGTTATGTGGGGGCCTGGTATGATCGCCTTATTATTGGGAGCGGGTATCTATTTGACCATCCGTACCAAAGGACTGCAATTCACACATTTTTGGCATTCTTTAAAACTAATTTTCGCTAAAGAATCGCGATCAACAGAAGGCAAGGGTGATATTTCTCCTTTTGCTGCTTTAATGACAGCACTAGCAGCTACAGTGGGGAATGGAAATATAGCCGGGGTTGCTACCGCAATTGCTCTCGGCGGTCCAGGCGCTCCTGTTTATATGTGGATTGCCGGTATATTTGGTATGGCTACAAAATATGCCGAGGGATTTTTGGGTGTGCGTTACCGTGAAATTGCACCCAACGGGACGATGGCGGGTGGCCCCATGTATTACCTAAAAAACGGTTTGAAAAATAAGAAATTGGGGAAATTTTTAGGAGCGGCATTTGCTGTCTGTGGCACCATAGCTTGTTTGATAGGAACCGGAAATATGGCGCAATCCAATTCAATGGCGCTTTCAGCGGCGAATACTGTTAATAAATATGTAAATGGATCTGCTCAAGATGCGCCGGATTATTACTATTTTATTATAGGCGCTGTCATCGCAATCCTGGTAGGCGTTGTCATCATTGGTGGAATTAAGAAAATTGGGCGCGTGTCCGAAAAATTAGTTCCAGCAATGATTTTCTTCTACATGTTTTTTGCATTATGGGTCATCCTGTCGAACATCACTCTAATACCGGAAGCTTATGTTCTTATTTTTAAATCAGCTTTTGGACTTCAACCACTACTTGGCGCTTCTGTTGGCCTGGCAATTCAAAATGGCGTCAGCCGGGGATTACTGTCGAATGAAGCAGGACTGGGTTCTGCGGCAATTGCCCAGGGCGCCTCCACTTCGGAAGATCCTACCAAGAATGGTCTTATTGCCATGACCGGTGTTTTTATCGATACCATTGTGGTTAACACGATGACCACACTAACCATCGTTTTAACCGGCGCCTATATCAAAACCCAAGCCTGGCAAGGATTGGATGCCACCAATAATATTACCAGTATTTTAGTGACTCAAGAAGCGTTTGACAGTGCAATCCCGTGGGGTTTAGGCGGCGCTGTTATTGCCATAGCTTCATTTGTTTTTGGATATACAACCTTGATCGGCTGGTCATACTATGGCGAAAAATGTATTGAATATTTGGGCGGCAATAAGGTAATCATGCCCTATCGCTATACCTTTATCGTATTCTTATTTGTGGGTGCTATCTTGATTCCAATCGCTGGCAAGAGTTCTAATTACTTGAATATTGTCTGGAACCTGGGAAATATTGGCAATGCATTGATGGCTGCACCAAACTTGATCGGTCTACTGTTTTTAACCGGTATTGTGGCAAAAGTAACAAGAGACAAGTTGGCCAAACCCGCAATTTAG